A DNA window from Camelina sativa cultivar DH55 chromosome 17, Cs, whole genome shotgun sequence contains the following coding sequences:
- the LOC104754591 gene encoding uncharacterized protein LOC104754591, with protein sequence MSMMFPSFQLLELNIISAQDLAPVARKTKTYAVAWVHSERKLTTRVDYNGGTNPTWNDKFVFRVNEEFLYADTSAVVIEIYALHWFRDVHVGTVRVLISNLIPPNRRPGYRTNNNEYRRTPPPGMRFVALQVRRTSGRPQGILNIGVGLLDGSMRSMPLYTHMDSSAVGYRDLLGEEDQHLQHLHLNSNKGSSKNPQSPYSRQFQSVISRPELRRTKSDSSSMVVSDLLSRAERSRLANRQPASALVSSESETSPTTTNSDDKKLNGYSTSNKNPKIPKQRYDSIESDFIDSSSIEKLHVEAPRRERQKVMPYGSNHQSRKTPKNKAMYEKQRSIKDYDRGQSSPYLSRHGTPLRSNIIASTPMRPNGVGSTPMRSNIIAMSPMHFNMVGSTTMRTPMRSNMAGSTPMRSNIIGSTPMRSNYMATPMKTHHDFGTPMRNFAGRRILTESELGPSPSEVADKLAKNGSHETESLILSEWSIDESSIEGLRSKLDRWRMELPPLYDIGSSQISSSDYDSASVPAATAGGGMSSRRKTPAIKKHNRRHTDGGNGPFSCFSKICGVECSFVCGGGGPADYDGSTKKGGAGRVHRTYSADDLSFV encoded by the coding sequence ATGTCGATGATGTTTCCATCATTTCAATTGCTAGAGTTGAACATAATCTCAGCTCAAGACTTGGCTCCCGTGGCCCGCAAGACGAAGACTTACGCGGTGGCTTGGGTTCACTCTGAACGTAAACTCACCACCCGTGTTGACTACAATGGTGGAACAAACCCAACTTGGAATGATAAATTCGTATTTCGAGTCAACGAAGAGTTTTTATACGCTGACACTTCCGCCGTTGTTATCGAAATTTACGCATTGCATTGGTTTCGAGATGTTCATGTAGGTACAGTTCGTGTCCTCATTAGCAATCTCATTCCTCCTAATCGTCGTCCTGGATATCGAACCAACAATAATGAGTATCGTCGCACCCCACCTCCGGGAATGAGATTTGTTGCACTTCAAGTTCGTCGTACCTCAGGTCGACCTCAAGGGATTTTGAACATTGGTGTTGGATTGCTTGATGGTTCTATGCGAAGTATGCCGCTTTATACCCATATGGATTCTTCTGCTGTGGGATACAGAGATTTGCTTGGAGAAGAGGATCAACATCTACAACATTTGCATTTAAATAGTAATAAAGGAAGTTCAAAGAATCCACAATCTCCTTATTCGAGGCAGTTTCAATCTGTAATCTCAAGGCCTGAACTCCGTCGCACAAAAAGTGATTCAAGTTCCATGGTAGTTTCAGATCTTCTCAGTAGAGCTGAACGTAGCCGTTTGGCTAATAGACAACCGGCAAGCGCATTGGTGAGCAGTGAATCTGAAACTTCACCCACCACGACGAATTCTGATGATAAAAAATTGAATGGATACTCAACTTCTAACAAAAATCCTAAGATTCCAAAGCAGAGGTATGATTCGATTGAATCAGACTTCAtagattcatcatcaatagAGAAACTTCATGTGGAGGCACcaagaagagagagacaaaaagtCATGCCTTATGGTTCAAACCATCAATCACgtaaaacaccaaaaaataaGGCAATGTACGAGAAACAAAGATCAATAAAAGATTATGATCGTGGCCAAAGTTCTCCGTACTTATCAAGGCATGGAACACCATTGAGATCAAACATCATCGCATCCACTCCGATGCGACCTAACGGAGTTGGATCGACTCCGATGCGATCCAACATCATCGCAATGTCACCAATGCATTTCAACATGGTTGGATCAACTACAATGCGAACTCCCATGAGGTCAAACATGGCTGGATCAACTCCAATGAGGTCAAACATTATCGGATCTACACCAATGCGATCAAACTACATGGCTACGCCGATGAAAACTCATCATGATTTTGGTACACCAATGAGAAATTTTGCCGGAAGAAGAATCTTAACTGAATCAGAGTTAGGTCCATCGCCATCAGAAGTGGCTGATAAATTGGCAAAAAATGGGTCGCATGAAACAGAGAGCTTAATACTCAGCGAATGGAGTATCGACGAATCTAGCATTGAAGGATTACGTTCCAAGCTCGATAGATGGCGAATGGAACTTCCACCATTATACGACATTGGATCAAGCCAAATAAGCAGCAGTGATTATGATAGTGCGAGCGTCCCCGCCGCAACCGCCGGTGGAGGAATGAGTTCAAGGCGAAAAACTCCAGCAATAAAGAAGCATAATCGCCGTCACACAGACGGAGGTAATGGACCTTTTTCATGTTTTAGTAAGATTTGTGGTGTGGAGTGCAGTTTTGTTTGCGGTGGTGGTGGACCTGCCGACTATGATGGGTCTACTAAGAAAGGTGGAGCCGGACGCGTGCATCGCACATATTCTGCTGATGATCTGAGCTTTGTGTAA